From the genome of Aphelocoma coerulescens isolate FSJ_1873_10779 unplaced genomic scaffold, UR_Acoe_1.0 HiC_scaffold_97, whole genome shotgun sequence, one region includes:
- the LOC138102660 gene encoding uncharacterized protein, whose protein sequence is MLAQGGCARLSPARPAFLLLLLLLLLLLLLLGAAVMAQDICSSPGHDSALASATVSQAIPVPSSPGDLPAPAFQMSPAAAQEGEQVLVRCIPGWKSPVTQIIFCKDGVQVHSLKAQQGKGSYYMLFTMTTGSAGTFTCGYQHKDNSSRVRNSALSASRNLRLTGAAVMAQDICSSPGHGDLPAPSLFLNTSAVQEGEQVLFRCQIFPKSPATQIIFCKDGVQVHSLKAQQGQGSYYMLFTVTSGSAGTFTCGYQHKDNSNRVRNSALSAPTNLRVTGSGSSSQAGTSSADNTPTDLQTNCKDIMIGLVVISLLLLAATTYSFVRKGACRERCQRQQQVPSQEAEVTEDNEIQYSTIAHVGHNRPGRQELISNTEYAPVRPSRSQPR, encoded by the exons ATGCTGGCCCAGGGGGGATGTGCCAGGCTGTCTCCTGCTCGCCcggccttcctcctcctcctcctgctgctgctgctgctgctgctgctgctgg gtgctgctgtgaTGGCCCAGGACatctgcagctccccagggcatg ATTCTGCACTTGCCTCAGCAACAGTCTCTCAGgccatccctgtgccctcaTCTCCAGGTgacctcccagctcctgccttccaaatgagccctgctgctgcacaggagGGGGAACAGGTTTTGGTTCGGTGCATACCTGGCTGGAAATCTCCTGTCACCCAAATCATCTTCTGCAAGGACGGGGTGCAGGTGCACAGCCTGAAAGCCCAACAGGGGAAGGGGAGCTACTACATGCTCTTCACCATGACAACGGGGAGTGCAGGGACATTCACATGTGGATACCAGcacaaggacaacagcagccgAGTGAGGAACTCTGCCCTCAGTGCTTCCCGGAATCTGCGTCTCACAG gtgctgctgtgatGGCCCAGGACatctgcagctccccagggcatg GTgacctcccagctccttccctgttCTTGAACACCAGTGCAGTACAGGAAGGAGAACAGGTTTTGTTTCGGTGCCAAATTTTCCCAAAGTCTCCTGCCACCCAAATCATCTTCTGCAAGGACGGGGTACAGGTGCACAGCCTGAAAGCCCAACAGGGGCAGGGGAGCTACTACATGCTCTTCACTGTGACGAGTGGGAGTGCGGGGACATTCACATGTGGATACCAGCACAAGGACAACAGCAACCGAGTGAGGAACTCTGCCCTCAGTGCTCCCACAAACCTGAGGGTCACAG GCAGCGGGtccagctcccaggcaggcaCATCCTCTGCTG ATAACACTCCAACGGACCTCCAGACCAATTGCAAGGACATCATGATAGGGCTCGTGGTCATCTCTCTCCTCCTTCTGGCTGCAACCACCTATTCTTTTGTGAGGAAAG gGGCCTGCAGAGAGAGATGCCAAAG GCAGCAGCAAGTTCCCAGCCAGGAGGCCGAAGTGACCGAGGACAATGAAATACAGT ACTCCACCATCGCCCACGTTGGACACAACAGG cctggcaggcaggagctgatcaGCAACACAGAATATGCCCCGGTGAGGCCCTCCCGCAGCCAGCCCCGGTAG